The following coding sequences lie in one Yoonia sp. G8-12 genomic window:
- a CDS encoding GNAT family N-acetyltransferase — translation MPDIFETATILTERLRMEPFAIAHAPALNAINNEPQVMEFLTFGKPETQDETLNKIRQVRERWQTLHFGWWALIRVDTEDIIGAACLQHVANDPAAPLEIGWRLTGSATGKGYATEAGKAAASYAFDIIGLDQVIAVAHQNNIASHRVMERIGMRFRGIETHYNEPCKTYVLQKSGL, via the coding sequence ATGCCCGATATCTTTGAAACAGCGACTATCCTGACAGAACGGCTCCGCATGGAGCCTTTCGCCATTGCACATGCGCCTGCCTTGAATGCCATCAATAACGAGCCGCAGGTCATGGAATTCCTGACCTTCGGCAAGCCTGAGACACAGGACGAGACGTTGAACAAAATACGGCAGGTGCGTGAACGCTGGCAAACGCTGCACTTTGGCTGGTGGGCGCTGATCCGAGTTGACACCGAAGATATCATCGGTGCGGCCTGCCTGCAGCATGTGGCGAACGACCCCGCAGCACCGCTTGAGATCGGTTGGCGCCTGACCGGATCGGCAACCGGAAAAGGATACGCGACAGAAGCAGGCAAAGCCGCGGCCAGTTACGCATTTGACATCATCGGTTTGGATCAGGTTATCGCCGTTGCGCACCAGAACAACATCGCTTCACACCGCGTGATGGAGCGGATCGGCATGCGCTTTCGCGGTATTGAAACGCACTATAACGAACCGTGCAAAACCTACGTACTGCAAAAGTCAGGCCTCTGA
- a CDS encoding D-alanyl-D-alanine carboxypeptidase family protein — protein MVFAPVRATAAPYAAMVMDARTGEVLHSRNADTELHPASLTKMMTLYVAFQAIERGEITLDTPVRISRLAASEPPSKLGLREGQTIALRFLLRAAAVKSANDAATAIGEAISGSEAAFATRMNRTARAMGMRNTNFLNAHGLTQSGHLSTARDMTVLGRHVIYDFPQYYNLFSRRSADAGVATVRHTNRRWLDSYDGGDGIKTGYTRAAGFNLVASAQRGQERVIATVFGGSSTSARNARITELMDMGFNRAPSRATVRPPNPPAPMLSSSDGGGQANPGKVVRVSGLVTRSIRPTARPTAASVSEEILVAAVDTDVINAAIADTVNAAVAEALSAATPTAPPTQVVATAVPAVTPVSRPSPQTQVAALTPQTTITDTGPEVVTRISTSGGRHWGVNVGRYNTRHDAERVLLRVALNEMSTLDGSLRRVVQRSGGFDANFMGLTREGADLACRRLQARGTTCFMIGSEG, from the coding sequence ATGGTGTTCGCCCCTGTGCGTGCAACAGCGGCACCCTACGCGGCCATGGTGATGGACGCGCGGACGGGCGAGGTTTTGCATTCGCGCAACGCCGACACAGAGTTGCATCCGGCATCATTGACCAAAATGATGACACTCTATGTCGCCTTTCAGGCGATCGAGCGCGGCGAGATCACACTTGATACCCCCGTGCGCATCAGCCGTCTGGCCGCATCAGAACCCCCTTCGAAACTGGGTTTGCGCGAAGGGCAAACTATTGCACTTCGCTTTTTGCTACGCGCTGCTGCCGTAAAGTCTGCCAATGACGCAGCCACGGCCATTGGCGAGGCGATTTCCGGATCGGAAGCGGCTTTTGCCACACGGATGAACCGCACGGCACGTGCGATGGGCATGCGCAATACGAACTTTCTGAACGCACACGGGCTAACCCAATCAGGCCATCTGTCGACTGCGCGCGATATGACTGTACTGGGCCGCCACGTAATTTATGACTTCCCACAGTATTATAACCTGTTCTCACGCCGCTCTGCGGACGCGGGCGTTGCAACCGTGCGCCACACCAACCGCCGCTGGCTTGATAGCTATGACGGCGGGGACGGCATCAAGACCGGATATACCCGGGCTGCAGGCTTCAATCTCGTCGCTTCAGCGCAGCGTGGCCAAGAGCGCGTCATTGCAACTGTCTTTGGCGGCTCATCTACTTCGGCGCGCAATGCCCGCATCACCGAGTTAATGGACATGGGCTTTAATCGCGCACCGTCACGCGCCACAGTTCGTCCTCCGAATCCACCCGCGCCGATGCTGTCCAGCTCTGACGGTGGCGGCCAGGCCAACCCTGGCAAGGTCGTGCGCGTCAGCGGCCTGGTGACACGCAGCATCCGCCCGACCGCGCGCCCGACAGCCGCGTCTGTTTCCGAAGAAATCCTTGTGGCCGCCGTTGATACCGATGTGATCAACGCAGCCATCGCCGATACGGTCAATGCGGCCGTTGCCGAAGCGCTCAGTGCAGCAACCCCAACAGCACCACCCACCCAAGTCGTCGCGACCGCCGTTCCTGCGGTCACACCTGTATCTCGTCCCTCACCACAGACACAGGTCGCCGCTCTGACACCCCAAACCACCATCACAGACACAGGACCAGAGGTCGTTACCCGCATCTCGACATCCGGTGGGCGGCATTGGGGTGTCAATGTGGGGCGGTATAATACGCGTCATGATGCCGAACGGGTCTTGTTGCGGGTCGCACTGAACGAAATGAGCACGCTTGATGGCTCGCTCCGCCGCGTGGTGCAGCGATCTGGCGGCTTTGACGCCAACTTCATGGGGTTGACCCGTGAAGGTGCTGATCTGGCGTGTCGCCGTTTGCAGGCGCGCGGAACCACTTGCTTTATGATCGGATCAGAGGGCTAA
- the clpS gene encoding ATP-dependent Clp protease adapter ClpS yields the protein MRKKLYMMADKKGDDDGNVGVALETKPKTKRPPMYKVLILNDDFTPMEFVVHVLERFFGLSHAQAFELMLTVHKKGVAVVGVFSHEIAETKVAQVMDFAQRHQHPLQCTMEKE from the coding sequence ATGCGCAAAAAGCTCTATATGATGGCAGACAAAAAGGGTGATGACGACGGCAACGTCGGCGTCGCACTTGAGACGAAGCCCAAGACCAAGCGCCCACCAATGTATAAGGTTCTGATCCTGAACGACGATTTCACGCCAATGGAATTCGTCGTGCATGTGTTGGAACGGTTTTTTGGCCTGTCGCACGCGCAGGCATTTGAGTTGATGCTGACCGTGCACAAGAAAGGTGTCGCTGTTGTGGGCGTTTTCAGTCACGAGATCGCCGAAACCAAAGTCGCGCAGGTTATGGATTTCGCCCAGCGGCATCAGCACCCCCTGCAATGTACGATGGAGAAAGAATAG
- a CDS encoding SDR family NAD(P)-dependent oxidoreductase, with the protein MSFSISGKTAIVTGAANGVGLAIGRHFVRMGANVVFADMDEKALIHEIGEEAEKEENVLIFAGDLRKKLTIANLLSATIDAFERVDILVNASRQVMETDPLDPDDNSVEELLQQNAMTALRVSQAVARRMIKQANGERGEPIGSIVNLSSIAARRTHPDLLAYSVSSAASDQMTRSLAVALASHGIRVNAVAFGSVMSASLKGSLKDHDEVREAIVESTPLHRIASPGEVSDAVQYLASDAAAFVTGQIITVDGGRTLIDPAAVSAH; encoded by the coding sequence ATGTCATTTTCCATTTCTGGCAAGACGGCAATTGTCACAGGGGCTGCAAATGGTGTTGGTTTGGCCATCGGGCGTCATTTTGTCCGCATGGGGGCCAATGTTGTCTTTGCCGACATGGACGAAAAGGCGCTGATCCACGAGATCGGGGAAGAGGCGGAGAAGGAAGAGAACGTCCTTATATTTGCCGGCGATCTGCGCAAGAAACTGACGATTGCGAACCTTTTGTCCGCCACCATTGATGCCTTTGAGCGGGTGGATATCTTGGTCAACGCATCGCGGCAGGTCATGGAAACCGACCCGCTTGATCCTGACGATAATTCTGTTGAGGAACTGTTGCAGCAAAACGCGATGACGGCCCTGCGGGTGAGCCAAGCCGTGGCGCGCCGCATGATCAAACAGGCCAATGGCGAGAGGGGCGAGCCGATTGGTTCCATCGTGAACCTCAGCTCAATCGCAGCACGGCGCACGCACCCTGATTTGCTGGCCTATTCGGTCAGCTCTGCGGCGTCCGACCAGATGACCCGTTCGTTGGCGGTGGCGCTTGCGTCGCATGGAATCCGCGTGAATGCGGTCGCTTTTGGCAGTGTGATGAGTGCGAGCCTAAAAGGATCGCTCAAGGATCACGACGAGGTTCGCGAAGCGATCGTGGAAAGCACCCCGTTGCACCGTATCGCCAGCCCCGGTGAGGTGTCAGATGCCGTGCAATATCTTGCATCGGATGCTGCGGCCTTTGTGACCGGTCAGATCATCACGGTTGATGGCGGCCGGACCTTGATTGATCCGGCGGCAGTCTCAGCGCACTGA
- a CDS encoding ABC transporter ATP-binding protein, with the protein MNTAVLDVNNLRVAFRQDGGTTHAVKGVSFQVQKGETVAIVGESGSGKSVTALSTVQLLGDSAVMAGSIKYAGEEMVGADERALRRVRGNDISFIFQEPMTSLNPLHTLEKQLAESIELHQGLRGPAVRVRIIELLERVGIRDAESRLGAYPHQLSGGQRQRVMIAMALANGPELLIADEPTTALDVTIQAQILDLLADLKHNEGMSMLFITHDLTIVRKIADRVCVMKDGLIVETGPTAELFANPQHPYTQMLLAAESTGVPAPVQPDAPVILETKSARIWFPIQRGLLKRTVGHIKAVNDATLTVRAGETLGVVGESGSGKTTLALAVMRLIRSEGRITFRGADIQHLNQRQMRPLRSDMQIVFQDPYGSLSPRMTVAEIIAEGLGVHEVEPGRDRRDMVAEIMGEVGLDPVLMDRYPHEFSGGQRQRIAIARAMILRPKLLILDEPTSALDMTVQVQIVQLLRDLQQKYGLAYLFISHDLKVVRALSHKVIVMKQGDVVEMGDADAIFDAPQTEYTRALMAAAFEGKVA; encoded by the coding sequence ATGAATACCGCTGTCCTTGATGTGAATAACCTGCGCGTTGCTTTCCGGCAGGATGGTGGCACTACACATGCGGTCAAAGGCGTGTCGTTTCAGGTGCAAAAGGGCGAAACCGTTGCCATTGTGGGTGAGAGCGGGTCTGGCAAATCCGTGACCGCGCTTTCCACCGTGCAATTGTTGGGGGATAGCGCTGTGATGGCGGGCTCCATCAAATACGCAGGCGAAGAAATGGTCGGCGCTGATGAACGCGCTTTGCGCCGTGTGCGCGGCAACGACATCAGCTTTATTTTTCAAGAGCCGATGACGTCGCTCAACCCGCTGCATACGCTGGAAAAGCAGCTGGCCGAAAGTATCGAATTGCATCAAGGCCTACGTGGTCCTGCGGTGCGTGTGCGGATTATCGAACTGCTCGAGCGCGTGGGCATCCGCGATGCTGAAAGCCGGCTTGGGGCCTATCCACATCAACTTTCGGGCGGCCAACGCCAAAGGGTAATGATTGCCATGGCGCTGGCAAACGGGCCAGAGTTGTTGATCGCTGACGAACCGACGACGGCGCTGGATGTGACCATTCAGGCGCAGATTCTGGATTTGCTGGCAGACCTCAAGCACAACGAGGGCATGTCAATGCTCTTTATCACCCATGACCTGACGATCGTGCGCAAGATCGCAGATCGGGTCTGTGTGATGAAAGACGGTCTGATCGTGGAAACGGGGCCGACTGCCGAACTCTTTGCAAACCCCCAGCATCCTTACACACAGATGCTCTTGGCGGCGGAATCGACCGGTGTGCCTGCCCCCGTGCAACCCGACGCGCCCGTGATTTTAGAAACTAAGAGCGCCAGAATATGGTTCCCGATCCAGCGCGGACTGCTAAAGCGCACGGTGGGGCATATCAAAGCCGTGAATGATGCTACATTGACGGTACGTGCGGGCGAAACCTTGGGCGTCGTGGGCGAAAGCGGATCTGGCAAGACGACGCTGGCGCTGGCAGTGATGCGGTTGATCAGGTCCGAGGGGCGGATCACGTTTCGTGGGGCAGATATCCAGCATTTGAACCAACGGCAGATGCGGCCCCTGCGCAGTGACATGCAGATCGTTTTCCAAGACCCTTACGGTTCGCTGAGCCCGCGTATGACAGTTGCGGAAATCATCGCCGAAGGTTTGGGCGTGCATGAGGTCGAGCCCGGGCGCGACAGGCGCGATATGGTGGCAGAAATCATGGGCGAGGTGGGTCTCGATCCGGTCTTGATGGATCGCTACCCGCACGAATTTTCAGGTGGTCAGCGCCAACGCATCGCGATCGCACGCGCGATGATCCTTCGGCCCAAATTGCTGATTTTGGATGAGCCGACCTCGGCGCTGGATATGACGGTACAGGTGCAGATCGTGCAGTTGTTGCGTGACTTGCAACAGAAATATGGGCTGGCTTATCTGTTTATCAGTCACGACCTAAAGGTCGTGCGCGCGCTATCCCACAAGGTGATCGTGATGAAGCAAGGTGATGTGGTGGAAATGGGTGATGCAGATGCGATATTTGATGCGCCGCAGACAGAATATACCCGCGCGCTGATGGCGGCAGCATTTGAAGGCAAGGTTGCATAG
- a CDS encoding FAD-binding oxidoreductase produces MTVLDQIADAIGADRILTGTDAAPYGKDWTGAYTSTPLAVLRPTTTAEVSAILKIANAIKTPVVPASGRTGLTGATLAQDALMLSVERLNDIYDINVDGRTATVGAGVILSTLHDAAEAHDLIFPLTLGARGSAMIGGLLSTNAGGSNVVRYGSTRGLCLGLEVVMADGRVMNLMSALHKDNSGLDLRNLVIGAEGTLGIITAAVLKLRPKPQAYATAMVAVASLSDALTLLYKLQDETGNGVEAFEYMPRSYIDKHRQLFPNVARPFEKDYDVNIMIEVAATQAKDAIPTPDGSLPVVSALEETLGAMLEEGTVLDAIIAQNEAQRREIWKRREDAGEVAFFGGVFVNTDVAVPLDKVADFEKMLTPGSRRLTQMQTK; encoded by the coding sequence ATGACAGTTCTTGACCAAATTGCAGACGCCATTGGCGCAGACCGCATCCTGACAGGCACCGACGCAGCCCCCTACGGCAAAGACTGGACCGGAGCCTACACTTCGACACCTCTCGCTGTGCTGCGCCCGACCACAACAGCCGAGGTTTCGGCAATTCTCAAAATCGCGAATGCGATCAAGACACCTGTTGTGCCAGCGTCGGGCCGCACCGGGCTGACAGGTGCCACCCTTGCGCAAGATGCGCTTATGCTCTCGGTCGAGCGTTTGAATGACATCTATGACATCAACGTGGACGGGCGCACGGCGACAGTCGGTGCTGGTGTGATTCTGTCGACCCTGCACGACGCGGCAGAAGCGCATGACCTGATCTTCCCCCTCACCCTTGGCGCGCGGGGCTCTGCCATGATTGGCGGGCTGCTCTCGACCAACGCGGGTGGCTCTAACGTCGTCCGCTATGGCAGCACACGCGGCCTTTGCCTCGGGCTTGAGGTTGTCATGGCCGACGGCCGTGTCATGAACCTGATGAGCGCGCTGCATAAGGACAACTCGGGACTGGACCTGCGCAACCTTGTGATTGGCGCTGAAGGGACACTTGGGATCATTACCGCCGCGGTCCTGAAACTGCGCCCGAAACCGCAGGCCTACGCCACGGCGATGGTTGCGGTAGCTTCGCTATCCGATGCGCTCACCTTGCTCTATAAATTGCAGGACGAGACTGGCAACGGCGTTGAGGCCTTCGAATACATGCCGCGCAGCTATATCGACAAACACAGGCAGTTGTTTCCCAATGTCGCAAGGCCGTTTGAGAAGGACTATGACGTCAACATCATGATCGAAGTCGCCGCGACCCAAGCCAAAGACGCCATCCCCACCCCTGACGGGAGCCTACCAGTCGTCAGCGCGCTGGAAGAGACCCTTGGCGCGATGCTGGAAGAAGGCACCGTGCTCGACGCGATCATCGCGCAAAACGAAGCCCAGCGACGCGAAATCTGGAAACGTCGCGAAGACGCGGGCGAAGTCGCGTTTTTCGGTGGAGTGTTTGTGAACACCGATGTGGCGGTGCCATTGGATAAGGTCGCGGACTTTGAAAAAATGCTGACTCCCGGATCAAGGCGATTGACCCAGATGCAGACGAAGTAA
- the hemF gene encoding oxygen-dependent coproporphyrinogen oxidase: protein MSDGFEAEKSKASQWFRTLRDEIVASFEGLEDSHKGDGAVGRFEVTETKRTSDDGSDAGGGLMSVMRGGRVFEKVGVNVSTVYGQLGDAAQKAMAARGVPGMAEDPRFWASGISLVAHMQNPHAPAVHMNTRMFWTPHAWWFGGGSDLNPCIEYAEDTAHFHATQKAHLDPHGEDHYPKLKAWADEYFYIPHRNRARGVGGIFMDDYCTGDWAADFTLTQDIGKAFLPAYVPLVDKRRDTPWTDSDKDTQLIHRGLYAEYNLVYDRGTKFGLTTGHDANAVLMSLPPLAKWV, encoded by the coding sequence ATGTCAGACGGTTTCGAAGCGGAAAAAAGCAAAGCATCACAATGGTTCCGCACTTTGCGCGACGAGATCGTGGCCTCTTTTGAAGGGTTGGAAGACAGCCACAAAGGTGATGGCGCGGTGGGCCGCTTCGAGGTGACAGAGACCAAGCGCACGTCAGACGATGGCTCTGATGCGGGTGGTGGTTTGATGTCCGTGATGCGCGGTGGCCGCGTGTTTGAGAAAGTTGGCGTTAACGTCTCAACGGTTTATGGCCAGTTGGGCGATGCGGCGCAAAAGGCCATGGCTGCCCGTGGTGTGCCCGGCATGGCCGAGGATCCACGCTTTTGGGCGTCAGGCATCTCATTGGTGGCCCACATGCAAAACCCCCATGCGCCCGCCGTGCATATGAACACGCGGATGTTCTGGACACCCCATGCGTGGTGGTTTGGCGGCGGTTCTGACCTGAACCCTTGCATCGAGTATGCCGAGGATACCGCCCATTTCCACGCCACACAAAAAGCGCATCTCGATCCGCATGGCGAAGACCATTACCCCAAACTGAAGGCATGGGCGGATGAGTATTTCTATATCCCCCACCGCAACCGTGCGCGCGGTGTCGGTGGTATCTTTATGGACGACTATTGTACCGGCGATTGGGCGGCGGATTTCACGCTGACCCAGGATATCGGGAAAGCGTTCTTGCCTGCTTATGTGCCGCTCGTCGATAAGCGCCGCGACACGCCTTGGACAGATTCCGACAAAGATACGCAACTGATCCACCGCGGGCTCTATGCCGAATATAACCTGGTTTACGATCGTGGGACAAAGTTTGGCCTGACCACGGGGCATGACGCCAATGCGGTGTTGATGAGTCTGCCGCCTTTGGCCAAATGGGTGTAG
- the hemE gene encoding uroporphyrinogen decarboxylase has product MAQQKTILRALAGETLPTPPIWMMRQAGRYLPEYKATRAQAGDFLSLCYNPELAAEVTLQPIRRYGFDAAILFADILLLPQALGADLWFVTGEGPRLSTITSADELAQLKPIDAIHDTLNPVYETVKILSQELPKETTLIGFAGAPWTVATYMIAGQGTPDQGPAHALKAENKPVFEGIINRLTEGTIAYLSKQIEAGAECVKLFDSWAGSLEGDDFTNYSIKPMQRITAALKEKHPGIPVIAFPRGAGTRYAGVHAATGADCVAVDDGVDAAWVAEHVQKDGCVQGNLKSSHMVTGGKALISETRRIVDALSNGPHIFNLGHGITPDADPANVQLMIDTVRGA; this is encoded by the coding sequence ATGGCGCAGCAAAAGACCATTCTTAGAGCCCTCGCAGGCGAAACACTTCCCACGCCTCCGATCTGGATGATGCGTCAGGCCGGGCGGTATTTGCCTGAATACAAGGCCACGCGCGCCCAAGCAGGTGATTTTCTGTCGCTCTGCTACAATCCCGAACTGGCCGCCGAGGTCACGTTACAGCCGATCCGGCGTTACGGCTTTGATGCAGCGATTCTTTTTGCCGATATTCTGCTTTTACCGCAGGCGCTTGGGGCGGACTTGTGGTTCGTCACAGGTGAAGGGCCGCGGCTTTCGACTATCACGTCTGCTGATGAACTCGCCCAGCTGAAACCAATCGACGCGATCCATGATACACTGAACCCGGTTTACGAGACCGTAAAGATCCTGTCCCAGGAGCTTCCCAAGGAAACGACCTTGATTGGCTTTGCGGGCGCACCGTGGACTGTTGCCACCTATATGATTGCAGGCCAAGGCACACCGGACCAAGGGCCGGCCCACGCACTCAAGGCAGAAAACAAACCTGTCTTTGAGGGCATCATCAACCGGCTGACCGAGGGCACAATCGCCTATCTGTCCAAGCAGATCGAAGCGGGTGCTGAATGTGTCAAACTCTTTGATAGTTGGGCAGGCTCTCTCGAAGGCGATGATTTCACCAATTATTCCATCAAGCCGATGCAGCGCATCACCGCTGCGTTGAAAGAAAAGCACCCCGGCATTCCCGTGATTGCATTCCCACGCGGCGCTGGCACCAGATACGCGGGCGTTCATGCGGCCACGGGTGCCGATTGTGTGGCCGTGGACGACGGTGTGGATGCCGCTTGGGTGGCCGAACACGTGCAAAAGGATGGCTGCGTGCAAGGGAACCTGAAATCCTCGCATATGGTCACTGGGGGCAAGGCGCTCATCTCCGAGACGCGCCGCATCGTTGATGCGCTGTCAAACGGGCCGCATATCTTCAACCTTGGTCACGGCATCACGCCAGATGCCGATCCGGCCAATGTACAGTTGATGATTGATACGGTGCGCGGGGCCTAA
- the hemC gene encoding hydroxymethylbilane synthase: MTVILPTPASPFNIGTRGSPLALAQAHETRARLMTAFDLPQEAFAICVIKVTGDAIQDRPLKEIGGKGLFTREIEEALLDGSIDIAVHSMKDMPVEQPGGLLLDTYLPREDVRDAFVSLSAQGLDDLAQGATVGTSSLRRRSQLLAKRPDLNIVEFRGNVQTRLKKLADGVAEATFLAMAGLNRLDMTDVPRTAIAPEDMLPAVAQGAIGIERRGDDSRAAMMLEAIHDGPTGQRLAAERTFLAHLDGSCETPIGGLAELDGGSIRLRGEILRTDGTEVYADDMGGAIEDGAEMGRAMAAKLLAQAGPDFF, translated from the coding sequence ATGACAGTGATTTTGCCAACCCCCGCTTCGCCTTTCAACATCGGAACACGTGGTTCGCCTTTGGCTTTGGCCCAAGCACATGAAACACGCGCACGGCTGATGACCGCTTTTGATTTGCCGCAAGAGGCGTTCGCGATTTGCGTGATCAAAGTCACCGGTGACGCCATTCAGGACCGTCCGCTGAAAGAGATCGGCGGCAAGGGCCTGTTTACCCGTGAGATCGAGGAGGCCCTACTGGACGGGTCGATTGATATCGCCGTTCACTCGATGAAGGATATGCCGGTTGAACAGCCCGGCGGTCTCTTGCTGGATACCTATCTGCCGCGCGAAGATGTGCGCGACGCGTTTGTGTCGCTTAGCGCCCAAGGGCTGGATGATCTGGCGCAGGGGGCGACGGTTGGCACATCGTCCTTACGCCGTCGGTCGCAACTGCTGGCCAAGCGGCCTGACCTGAATATCGTGGAATTCCGTGGCAACGTGCAGACGCGCCTAAAGAAACTGGCTGACGGGGTGGCCGAGGCGACTTTCCTTGCAATGGCGGGTCTCAATCGCCTGGATATGACCGACGTGCCGCGCACGGCGATCGCGCCAGAAGATATGCTGCCCGCCGTCGCGCAGGGTGCGATTGGGATTGAACGGCGGGGTGACGATAGCCGTGCGGCCATGATGCTAGAGGCGATCCATGATGGGCCCACTGGCCAACGACTGGCGGCTGAACGGACATTCCTGGCACATCTGGATGGGTCATGTGAAACACCGATTGGTGGTCTGGCCGAATTGGATGGCGGCTCAATCCGGTTGCGCGGTGAGATTTTGCGCACCGATGGCACAGAGGTCTATGCCGACGACATGGGTGGCGCGATTGAAGACGGTGCCGAAATGGGCCGCGCGATGGCGGCCAAGTTGTTGGCGCAGGCGGGGCCTGATTTCTTCTGA
- a CDS encoding class I SAM-dependent methyltransferase: MSQSRLSTAIEDGLIALPSGNISLMRPSATYDVSALPRDHIRIVHGFYPDVAAWQAAGYQVTQNLQDTTVAVVVVPRSKALARAMVAEACSKAEFVIVDGQKTDGVDSLFKSCRKILGDLPSIPKGHGRIFWFGATDAFAEWTAPEPAKGPHGYFTTAGVFSDGAVDAGSVLLAEALPAKLPARLADLGAGWGYLAAPILARDGVKSLDLIEAEALSLHCAKLNVSDPRIHFHWADATQFDGSGYDGIVMNPPFHTSRASDPGLGRSFIQAAARLLAPHGKLWMVANRHLPYEATLNECFRNVEMIAGNGAFKVFHANRPQR; this comes from the coding sequence ATGTCCCAGTCCCGTCTTAGCACCGCTATCGAAGATGGCTTGATCGCGTTGCCGTCAGGCAACATTTCCCTGATGCGCCCTTCTGCAACTTACGACGTGTCAGCGTTGCCGCGCGATCATATCCGTATCGTGCATGGCTTTTACCCCGATGTCGCTGCATGGCAGGCGGCGGGCTATCAGGTGACGCAGAATTTGCAGGATACAACCGTCGCTGTTGTCGTTGTACCCAGGTCAAAAGCGCTGGCCCGTGCGATGGTCGCCGAAGCCTGTTCAAAGGCCGAATTCGTGATCGTTGATGGGCAAAAGACGGATGGCGTGGACAGCCTGTTCAAATCCTGCCGCAAGATCCTGGGTGATTTGCCCTCGATTCCCAAAGGGCATGGGCGGATCTTCTGGTTTGGTGCGACGGATGCCTTTGCAGAGTGGACTGCACCGGAGCCAGCCAAAGGGCCACATGGCTATTTCACGACCGCAGGCGTATTCTCGGATGGTGCTGTTGATGCTGGCTCGGTTCTGCTGGCAGAGGCGCTTCCCGCAAAATTGCCAGCACGCTTGGCCGATCTGGGCGCGGGGTGGGGGTATCTTGCCGCACCAATCCTCGCACGTGATGGTGTCAAATCGCTTGATCTGATCGAGGCCGAGGCATTGTCCCTGCACTGCGCCAAGCTGAATGTCAGCGACCCGCGCATCCATTTCCATTGGGCGGATGCGACGCAGTTTGACGGGTCTGGATATGACGGAATTGTCATGAACCCGCCGTTCCATACATCCCGCGCCTCTGATCCCGGCTTGGGGCGCAGTTTTATCCAAGCGGCGGCCCGCCTTTTGGCCCCGCATGGCAAGCTATGGATGGTTGCCAACCGTCATTTGCCTTATGAGGCGACACTGAACGAGTGTTTCCGCAATGTGGAAATGATTGCCGGAAATGGTGCGTTCAAAGTATTCCACGCCAACCGGCCACAGCGCTGA
- a CDS encoding FAD-binding oxidoreductase encodes MAHLGDGNIHHTSYISRNDPDVMDALVNAVEDVVQELGGSFSAEHGIGVSKLDTMKRRKDPVALDAMRAIKAALDPNNILNPGKVIPQ; translated from the coding sequence GTGGCACATCTTGGCGACGGCAACATCCATCACACCAGTTATATCAGCCGCAATGACCCTGACGTCATGGATGCACTGGTCAACGCAGTTGAGGATGTGGTGCAGGAACTGGGCGGGTCGTTTAGTGCCGAACACGGGATCGGGGTGTCAAAGCTGGACACGATGAAGCGGCGCAAGGATCCTGTGGCACTTGATGCGATGCGTGCGATCAAGGCAGCGCTTGATCCCAACAACATCCTGAACCCCGGAAAAGTCATCCCGCAGTAG